The nucleotide sequence AGATATGATTTGGAAGAAATAAAAATTCTCTCAAAAAAATATGATTTTGCTCTAATATCTAAACAAGGTGTTGGTATTTATATAAAAAATAAAAATTCATTAAATAAATTCATTAAAAATTTTGATGATAAAAATCTATCTATAGAAAAAACAGATAGAGTGTTTTTAATACTATTCAAACTATTTCAAACTTTTGAACCAATAAAAATAAACGATCTTGAAGAAATTACTAAAGTAAGCAAATCAACTATATCCAATGATCTTGATGTAGTTGAATATTGGTTGAGGAATAAAAAAATAAATCTTATAAGAAAACAAAATTTTGGAATTTTAATCGATGGTGAAGAAAATGATATAAGACATGCTTTTACTTCTTTGATATATGAAACTGGAAAAACTGAAAAAATAATAAAACTTTTAAACAATTTAAATAAAGATTATATAAAAGAAAAATTTTTTAAAAATGATACTCTGAATTTTTTTAATGAATTAATAAATGGGATTGATATATTTGAAGTTGAATATATAATTAAAAAATACATAAAAAAATATAAATTTGATATATCATTCGATGATTATGCGAGTTTAATAATACATTTATGTTTTTCTATAAAAAGAATAAAGAATGGGAAAATAATAAAATATGAAAATTCTATGATAAATGATTTAATAACAAAAAAAGAACTTGAAATAATAAATAAAATTTCTGATGATTCTGAAAATTTTTTTGAAATATCTATACCTCAAGAAGAAAGATTTTTTTTAGCTTTTCATCTTTTAGGTGCAAAAAAAGATATAATTCCTTTAAATAAAGATGGAGTAAATGAAGATTTTTTATTTCTTGCAAAAGAAATGTGTAAAATTGTTGATGATTATTTTAAAATAAATTTAATACATGATAATGAATTAATAAAAGGACTCGCCATACATTTGATGGCCGCAGCAAATAGAATAAAGTTTAATTTACCACTTCATAATCCATTATTACCGGAAATAAAAAACAAATATTCAGAAATATATGAAGCTTCTATTATAGCCTCAAAGATTTTTATGGCTTATTTAAACAAAAATGTAGAAGAAAATGAAATTGGTTATATAGCTTTACATTTTGGTGCTTCAATAGAAAAAAATTACAAAAATGAAGGTAATTTTCTTAAAGTGATTTTAGTCTGTTCAAGTGGTATAGGAACAACAAATATATTAAAATCAAGGCTTTTAAATGAATTTAATAATATAAAAATAATAAATACTGTTCCAGTGAGAGAGATAAATAAATATTATAAACAAGATATTGACTTAATTTTATCTACATTTGATATACATGAAAATAATTTTCCAAATTTAAAAGTATCTCCTTTACTTTCAAATGAAGACATATCAAAAATTCGATCTATAATTATAAAACGAAAAAATATGTTAAATATAAGAAAGAAAAATATAAGTTTCAATGAAAAAATAAGTAAAAATGATCTTTTAAAAATACTAAAGAATAATATAGATGATGAAAATACTTATATTAAAATAAAAAATATAATAAAAGAAGAAAATTATAATAAAACTAATAATGATGAATTAACCCTTAAAAATCTTTTAAATATAAAATTAATAAAAAAAATAAATACCATAAAAGATTGGGAAGATGCCGTATTCAAATCTGGAGAATTGCTTTTAAAAGAAGAATTTATAGTAAAAGAATATATACAAAAATGTATAAAAATAATAAAAGAAAATGGTCCTTATTCTGTTATATCAAAACATGTGGCTTTAATACATGCTTCATCAAAAGATGGAGTGTTAAAACCTGGAATTTCTATGTTGATAATAAAAAACGGAGTCAAATTTAATTCAAAAAATGACCCCGTTAAAATTGTCTTTACTTTTTGTACAAAAGATAAAAATGAAGATTTAAAAGCTATAACAGATATTTTAAAACTTTTAAATGACAAAAATTTTATAAATCATATGATATCTTTTAAAAATACTAATGAAATATTAAAGTATATACAAAATTACGATTATACTAAAAATTAATCCTGATCATACACAGGAGATTTTTCAACAACTCTTCTCTCCCATTTTCCAAAGAAAAAGAATAAAAATCCCATTATAGTAGTTAAAAAGTTACTCAAAACCATAGCATACCAAACTCCTGTAGAACCAAGATCTGTAAAATTTTGGAATATTATTATCATAGGTATTCTGAATATCCAAAGTCTTCCCATAGAAATCATCATAGAATACAATGTATGACCAGATCCTTGAAATGTTCCATTTAAAAGATCATTCATACCTACAAGGAATAATGAAAGAGCCATTAATTTCATATACTCAGTACCTTCAATAACAGTTGGAAGATCTTGTTCTAAAGGTAAAAATATTTTTAAAGCATTTTCGGCATATATAAACAAAATAATACCCAAAGTCATAGATATAGTAAATGAATACAATGCAGCTGTTTTGAAAGCTTTTTTTACCCTATCTATTTGATCTGCACCTATATTTTGACCTATTATAGAAACTATAGCACCACCAATAGCCATTCCAGGCATAAAAACCATAGAATTTATTCTATTAGCTACACTGTATGCAGCAAGAGTAGTATTTCCATAAGTAACTATAAAACTGTTCAATATTATAAAACCAAGAGATTCCATAGAAGTCCCTATAGTTGAGGGTAATCCTATTTTAAATATTTTAATAACCTTATCCATTCTCAATTTTAAATTACATTTTTTTATATATATACCATCTTTTTTTCTAAATAGAAGAGGATAAATTAAAATCAAAAATACTCCTTGAGAAATTACAGAAGCTATAGCCGCACCGATTATACCCATTCTAAAATTGATTATAAAAAGTGGATCAAGAATCATATTTAAAACAACACCCAAAGAACTTATTATCATAGGCGTAAGAGTATTTCCTTCTGATGTTTTAACAGAATTAAAAACCATATAAGTATAAGATACAGGTGTACTCAAAAACATTATCCTCAAATAAGTCAATGATTTATCATATAATTCTCCAGTTGCACCCATCCATCTCAAGACATATGGTGAAACAATTATACCTATAATAGTCATAACAATAGAAAAAACTATAGTGAGAGAAAATATCTGTCCAGCTATTAATCGAGCATTATCTTTATCTCTTAGTCCATTGTATTGAGACATCAATGAAGTTCCAGCTGAAGATATTCCTATACCTATAGTTATAACAAAAAATAAAACCGGCCAAACAAATGAAGCGGCCGCCACCTCCAATGAACCAATCTTGCCTACCCAATAAGTGTCTGTCAAATTGTAAAGGGTTTGACTCAAATTTGATAATAGTAATGGAATTGCCATTTTTAAAAGGGCTTTTTTTATATCCCCATGAAGTATCATATCTCTTTTCTTTTCATAATCCATGATAATACACCATCCATATTTTGTTAGCATTCCATACTATTATATCTCATAATATTCAATTTTTTTCATAATATTTTTATAAATCTAATATTTTCAAAGTGTTTTTTATCTCCTTTTTAATATCTTCACTCTCCCACTCATTTCTATAGTTTAAACATCTACATATATAATTTTTCTCACCATCTTTAAATTCTCTTCTATAATGAACATGTCCCATTATAATATACTTTATATTATTATTATCCTCGATTATTGGCAATAGTTTATCTGTACCAAGAAAACCGTTAAAATACTTCCATAAATCATTATATTCTACTTTAAATGCAGGATGCGTTATCATATGAGTTACAAGTATTATTTTTTTATTTTTATATTTACTTATTTGTTCTTTTAATTTTTCTATAAATTCTATGTTTTTAATTTTATCAAGTTTTCCCCATTTAATATACTGACTATCTTTCCATGTTCTTCCCATATACATTTTCATTTCAAGTTGTTCATCAGAAAAACTATTATCTGCAAAAGAATAATCATACCATAAAACATCCCCTATAACTACATATTCTTCATTTAGTTCATAAGGATTATCACAAAGATTTCCTTCAAAGGTTTTTAATTTTTCATATATATTATATGTTTCAAGTTCTTTATTTTTTATATTCCAAAGATCATGATTACCAGGTACAAAAAGAACTTTCGATTTTGATAATTCTTCTATTTTTCTCAAAACTTCGATCGTTGTATTATAATTCTCAGAAATATCTCCAGCTATTATGAGAACTTCTACCTCTTTTTCTTTTAAATAATCGCTTAATATTTCTTCTAT is from Oceanotoga teriensis and encodes:
- a CDS encoding BglG family transcription antiterminator — translated: MNIKTRIIDIMIFLHDLKTPITIAEISKKFNVSKRTIRYDLEEIKILSKKYDFALISKQGVGIYIKNKNSLNKFIKNFDDKNLSIEKTDRVFLILFKLFQTFEPIKINDLEEITKVSKSTISNDLDVVEYWLRNKKINLIRKQNFGILIDGEENDIRHAFTSLIYETGKTEKIIKLLNNLNKDYIKEKFFKNDTLNFFNELINGIDIFEVEYIIKKYIKKYKFDISFDDYASLIIHLCFSIKRIKNGKIIKYENSMINDLITKKELEIINKISDDSENFFEISIPQEERFFLAFHLLGAKKDIIPLNKDGVNEDFLFLAKEMCKIVDDYFKINLIHDNELIKGLAIHLMAAANRIKFNLPLHNPLLPEIKNKYSEIYEASIIASKIFMAYLNKNVEENEIGYIALHFGASIEKNYKNEGNFLKVILVCSSGIGTTNILKSRLLNEFNNIKIINTVPVREINKYYKQDIDLILSTFDIHENNFPNLKVSPLLSNEDISKIRSIIIKRKNMLNIRKKNISFNEKISKNDLLKILKNNIDDENTYIKIKNIIKEENYNKTNNDELTLKNLLNIKLIKKINTIKDWEDAVFKSGELLLKEEFIVKEYIQKCIKIIKENGPYSVISKHVALIHASSKDGVLKPGISMLIIKNGVKFNSKNDPVKIVFTFCTKDKNEDLKAITDILKLLNDKNFINHMISFKNTNEILKYIQNYDYTKN
- a CDS encoding MATE family efflux transporter, producing MDYEKKRDMILHGDIKKALLKMAIPLLLSNLSQTLYNLTDTYWVGKIGSLEVAAASFVWPVLFFVITIGIGISSAGTSLMSQYNGLRDKDNARLIAGQIFSLTIVFSIVMTIIGIIVSPYVLRWMGATGELYDKSLTYLRIMFLSTPVSYTYMVFNSVKTSEGNTLTPMIISSLGVVLNMILDPLFIINFRMGIIGAAIASVISQGVFLILIYPLLFRKKDGIYIKKCNLKLRMDKVIKIFKIGLPSTIGTSMESLGFIILNSFIVTYGNTTLAAYSVANRINSMVFMPGMAIGGAIVSIIGQNIGADQIDRVKKAFKTAALYSFTISMTLGIILFIYAENALKIFLPLEQDLPTVIEGTEYMKLMALSLFLVGMNDLLNGTFQGSGHTLYSMMISMGRLWIFRIPMIIIFQNFTDLGSTGVWYAMVLSNFLTTIMGFLFFFFGKWERRVVEKSPVYDQD
- a CDS encoding metallophosphoesterase; translation: MKIGIISDIHVDISNKEDEKIEEILSDYLKEKEVEVLIIAGDISENYNTTIEVLRKIEELSKSKVLFVPGNHDLWNIKNKELETYNIYEKLKTFEGNLCDNPYELNEEYVVIGDVLWYDYSFADNSFSDEQLEMKMYMGRTWKDSQYIKWGKLDKIKNIEFIEKLKEQISKYKNKKIILVTHMITHPAFKVEYNDLWKYFNGFLGTDKLLPIIEDNNNIKYIIMGHVHYRREFKDGEKNYICRCLNYRNEWESEDIKKEIKNTLKILDL